Below is a genomic region from Phragmitibacter flavus.
CAAGATCCTGCATTGGCCGATTTATAAAAACATCGGCATAATCTCTAGAAACCAAAAATCTTGTTTTTCTTGAAATTTAAGCAACGTTGACCGCAGTTCATGAAATCGATTTCTTCAATCAAGCCCTTCTCGAAAAACGTTCCGTGGTTGGCTGCTGCCGTCGTGGTTCTCGGATTGGGCACCTCGGATGTGGTGGGTCAGCAGTATCAAAATCAGCCCCAGTATGAGGAGCCCGGCGTGGGCCGTCGAGTGAGCAATTTTTTCAAGGGTCTGGTTGGCCGCGATGAGCCGGAGCCACCGCAATATTACCGCCCGCCGCCGTCGCAGTATCAACGTCAACGCCCGGTGCAACCGCGTCGTTACAATTTGGATGAGCCCCCTCCGGCAGCGCGTGGAGATTATGATCGTCCCCCAGTTTATCCTCGTTATTCCCCGCCGCCGCCATCGCAGTATCAGCGACCAAGACAGCAGCGTCCCGACTACCGGGAGTCTGAATCCTCAAGGGATGGCATGAGTGATTACAATCGCCCAGTGCAACCGCGCCGGAGTGAGCCTGAGCCCATTGAAGAGGACCTCCCTGCTCCGAAGAAAAAGGTGCCGGCCCCAAAACCTGAAACTCCCAAGCCGGAATCCAGAACGACAGTGGAAGATTCCCCTCCGCCCGCACCGAAAAAACCCGAGGCTGAGAAACCCAAATCAGAGCCGACACCTGCGCCGGAGAAACCCAAGGTGGAAACGACCGAATCCAAAGTGCCTGAGCCGCCCAAGGAGTCACTCATGGGCAGCAGCACCGCATCGACCAGTCCATCCACATCGAATCCTTCCCCAGCGCCCGCGCCAACGCCCGCAGCTTCTGGTCCGCCGACCGGCACCAAGACGGACAAACCTGGTCGTGTGAAAAGTCCCTATCCTCCATTCAATGAGCTGGATGTGACGGGGCTTTCCACCGGTTCGTTGGCGATGGACCCCACCACGCAAAAGGTTTTTCGGGTGCCTTGAACCGGATTTTCCAGAGATGCCTGGCAATGATTCACGTAAAAATCCGGTGGGCAGTGTAAATGTTTGCACGCGGGCCTGCGCCTGCTAAGTCAAGTTGATGCCTGAGCGCTCCAGCACCCATCTATTGCTAATCCCGAGTTACAATACGGGTGGCAAGCTGGTGGAAACGGTGCGGGATGCCTTGAAGTTTTGGGCTCCGGTCTGGGTGGTGGTCGATGGCAGCACGGACGGAAGCGATGCCGCAGTTGAGGCAATCTTGCCAGAATATGGCGGCGATTTGCGGCTGCTGAGGCTCAAAAAAAATTCCGGAAAGGGCACGGCGGTGCTGCACGGAGTGACACAGGCGTTGGAGGAAGGATTCACCCATGTGCTGACGATGGATGCGGATGGTCAGCATGCTTCAGGTTACATCACCACCTTCATGCAGGCTTCGCGAAAGAATCCCAACGCCCTGGTGCTGGGACTGCCGCAGTTTGATGATTCCGCCCCGTTGATCCGTTTGCGCGGGCGGCGTATCGCCAACTGGTGGGCGCAGTTTGAGTCACAGTCGAATCTCGGCGATTGTTTGTTTGGTTTCCGCGTATATCCGGCCCGCTCGTTGTATGAGGTGATGCAGAAAACCCGGTGGGCACGGCGGTTTGATTTCGACCCTGAAGTGGCAATCCGGCTGATCTGGCGCGGGCACCCGCCCTTGAATGTGCCCGCACCCTGTCGCTATCTGACCATCGCTGAGGGGGGAATTTCGCACTTCAACTATTACCGGGACAATGTGTTGATGACCTGGATGTTTGCGAGGCTGCTGGTCGGCGCATTTATCCGGATGCCCTGGCTGCTGGCGCGCCGGTTTAGTGGTGATCATGAATCCGTTCACATCGCGACCCCGCAAGTCGAACGCAGCAAGTCCAATCCGCGACCTCAATGATCGTCGGTAGACATTTTAAGTTGTGCATGTTAAAGAAGCCTTTGCATCTGGCCACGACCTAAAGCAGTGGCTCCAGATGTAACCCCATCTTTTCCATGATTTCCGCCACCTTTCCTGTCCTGAGGCTTGCCGCTGCCGCCGCCTTCGCCGCGTTGTTGAGCAGCTGCGGCTCCACCTCCACCATCACTTTGGATTACCAGCCCACCGGCCAGACCATCACGGGGCCACGCAAGGTGGCGGTCGGTCGTTTCATCGATCATCGTCGCGTCGGCTCGTATCACCTCGGCGCAGTGCGCACTCCGATAGGCACCACCATGGAAGAGCTGACCACCCGCGTTCCGGTCGAACAGGTGGTGCGCAATGCTTTTGCCCATGGGCTCAGTTCACGCAGGATGTTGACGGAGCAGAATGGGGCTCAGTTCATTCTGACAGGTGAGATTCTTGAGTTCGCCGCCGACCAATTGGTGCGCCCCGGTGCCTACGCCAAGGTGCGCGTCAACCTGGTTCGTGAAGGCAGCGGACAAATCATTTTCAGCCGGGTCTACACCGGAGAGCGCGCTGGCTCTGCCTATTTGCCGGGATCGGGTTCGCCTGTTCCTGCACTGCAGGAGATGGCATCCAGGGCCTTGCAGGACACGGTGGACAAGGCTTTGGATGATCCCAGCCTGCGTTCCCGGCTGAGCAGTTTTGACGGCGGGCGCATTCGCGCGAATGAGCCCTACGGTCCGAACGTGCTCTGATTCCCTCCCATGACATCGCCCGCCATCGCCATTGCTCCGCCGAAAAAGATTTCGCCCAGTCAGTCGGAGATGGCTCGATGCATCTCCAGACGATTTCCCAATCAACTTTCCTTCCGCGCGCATCGTCACTATGCGAAGTGGAAGATCCTTACTGATCCGCTTTACGGTGCCGTGTTTGATGCGTTGAAGGACAGCCCCCATCCCGTATTGGACATCGGCTGCGGCATGGGCCTGCTGGCTTTTTACCTCCGGGAACGGGGAATGACCGTGCCGGTTCATGGAGTGGATTTTGATGCGGCAAAGATTCAAACCGCCCAGTTGCTGGCGAAGCAGTATTCCCCGGAACCCCAGTTTGAAACCGGCGACATGCGCAAACCCTGGCCGGAGGTTCATGGCAATGTTTGTCTGCTCGACATCTTGCAGTATCTCGAGGTCAAAGGGCGGGCGGAATTGCTGGCAAAAGCCGCCTCTCACGTTGTTCCAGGCGGACTTCTGGTTATTCGCGGTTCGATGAAGGAGCCGACCTGGCGCTGGCGGGTCAACTATTCAATGGACCACATCGCCAACGCCCTGAGCTGGATGAAGGCCGCTCCCGTATCATATCCCACGCACGACGAATTGGTGTCGGTGCTGAAGACCTGTGGTTTGCAGTTGAAGGAAGCACGTCCATTGTGGGGACGCACTCCGTTCAACATGCACTTCCAGGTGTTTGAACGACACTAACCCATTGGGTTCGAACGCGGTCGCCCGAAGCAGGTGCCGTTTGATGAGTCTAATAATCGAAGATGCTCACCTCGCGATTGACCTTGCGGAGTTTCGTCGAAAGAGAGTGGGCGAGGTTGCGAAGCAGCACGATCTTGATGTGGGGATGATCATCGTCGAGGGCGTCAAAAGTCTCGACGGTAAGCACATGGCATTCGACCTCGGTTTCAGCAACAACGATGGCAGAGCGCGTGGCGTTGTCGATGAGCGCCATCTCTCCAAACGCCATGCCGGAGGAAAAAGTGGCGAGGCGTTTTTGTGACCCGCTGGCGAGGGTCACCACGACGCTGACGCTGCCTTTCGATACAATGAAAAGTTCGAGCGCTTTGTCTCCCGTATTCACCAGCACGCTGCCTTTGCGATAGGTTTTGAGCAACAGGCGTCCCTTGATGATGGTGAACTCATCTGGAGTCAGGCCCTGGAAGAGTTCGTATTGCTCGGGTGCCAGCTGGTATTCGCTTTGGTATCCTGGAAGCAGTTCGCTAAGGAGCTTGTTTTCACACCATTCGAGAGCCGGATCGTTGTCATCGAAAGCATGATAAAGTTCCGCCGCCCGATCTCCCAGTTTGAGCTTCATGTAGCGCCTCAGCATCGGGGCGCGCGAGGTGTGGGTAAAAATCAAAGTGATGCCGATCGCAGAAAGTTTCAACAGCAGTTGATGAAACAGACGGCACGCACTTTCGTTGACCTCCAGCGTTCTTTTCAGATCGAGGATGACGAATTTCTTGTCTTCCAGGTCCGACATGATTTCGCGCACCAACACTTCGGCGGTGGAAAAGACCAGATTGCCCTGAAGCTGGTAGACACGGATCGACCTCCCCGACTTGCGCAGTTCAAAGACTTCGTCATCGCCTCGCACACGGTTGGAATTGATCTGAGAGCCGTCGTATTGCAGTCGGATGACGGCCTTGTTGGCGTGGGGCGAATTAAAAAGATGCAGATTAAAGTGCCGGGAAAAGTCGTCGCAAACCTTGATGCCGCGCACGCTGTTGCCACGTTCGTCCAGGGGCGGCGAAAAAATGCCGATGCCCAACTGCCCGGGAAGCACCGCCATGATGCCGCCTGCAACGCCACTCTTTGCCGGCATGCCGACGCGATAAAGCCACTCGCCCGCGTAGTCATACATGCCGCACGAGCCCATCACGCTAAGCACACTTTCCACATATTCACCGCGAATCGCGCGTTTGCCCGTGACGGGATTGACGCCGTGATTGGCCAGTGTCGCCGCCATGATGCCGAGGTCGCGACAATTGACGGAGATCGAGCATTGTTTGAAATAAAGATCCACGATCGGTGTCGGGTCGCCGTCGACGATGTCGAAATTGCGCAACATGTGTCCGATCGCGCGATTGCGGTGGCCGGTGGTGCTTTCGGACGAGTAGACCCCTTCGTCGACCGTCAGTTCCCGACCCGCATAAAGGGAGAAAGTGTCGAGAATGCGCTGCAACCGCGTGCTCATCGACTTCCCGGCCACCAGTCCGGCGGCAGCAATCGCGCCGGCGTTGATCATGGGATTGCGGGGTCGTCCGGTGTCGCTTTCAAGGCTGATGGCATTGAAGGCATCGCCCGTCGGTTCCATGCCGATCTTCGCCAACACTTCAGAGCGCGTGTTGTCCTCCAGCGCCATGCCGTAGACAAACGGTTTGGAAATCGACTGGATGGTGAACTGCTGCTTGCTGTCGCCAACTTCGTAAACCTGGCCATCGGGAGTGACGAGGCAGATGGCAAACCAGTTGGGGTCCGCCTTGGCCAGTTCAGGAATATAAGTCGCCACTTCACCACCGGTGAACTCCGCATGGGTATGGTGCAATTGCTTGAGATAATCGAGGACGGGCGAGGAGCGGGGGTCGTTGTCTGAAATCATAAGCGAGGGTCGTGCACAAATTTGAAAAGAGCGCTCATTAGCGAGCACCATTTATGCCATGCGACGGTAAACCGCGTGAACGGCTAACACTACTCAAACCTCTTTGCCAAATCGCCTGTATACCCTGCTAGCTCCAAAAATGCCGAGCCCACCTCATTGCCCTCCGCATCAAAAACCCGGCATGCTCCTTCCCAATACGCGGTGCCGCCCAACTTGCCGGTTTGCTCCTGCGCCTCCATCAAGGGCTCCAGCCGGTAACTCACCCGCTGCCCACTCAGCGGATCAATTGTCGACACCTCCACTTCAATCGGATACTTCGCCCCCGTCACCTGGCTCACCCAATGCCCCACCTCGCGCCACTCATACGCATCTGGCTTGCGATGCTCCACCCCACCATTCTGATCAATCCACGCCAGCGTCGAATGCTCATCCACGCCCCCGCTTTTTAAACGCAATCGATACACCATGATCTCGCGGCCATCCTTCAACTGAATCGCGGCCCAGTCCCATCCCGATTGCTCAGGCGACAACTGACTGCTGCTGATCTCGTGATCCATCCACGCCTCACCCGTCACCTCCACCTTCTCATCGCCAATCTCCACCACGCCCTCCACCCCCAACCGGGTGAATGTCAAATAATGACTCGCCGCCGACACCGCCGCTGCCTTGCGCGACACCCCATCCTTCCCAAAAAACACCAACGGCTTCTTCGGCAACATCGTCAACTCCATCCCCGCCTCCTCCCCCAACGTCCCCCTCAACCCCATCCGCTGCTCCCCGGCATCCTCCATACGCAAAAACCAGTTGCCATTAAACACGTCCAACGTCTCCACCGACGCCCCCGCATTCCACCCCCCGCGATTCAGCCGCTCCTCATGCAAGAACTTCCCGCTCTTCACATCCAACAACGCCATGTGCGCCAGATACATCTGCCCCTGCTGAAACAACTTGCTCTCCGGCCCCTCATGTTTCACCGCCTGCCGGAACCAGGTCGCCTGAAACCCAAACCTCCGACCATCCGTCTTCGCATACAAATGCCCCGTCACATACCACCATTCAATCTTGAACTCTGGATGACTCCCATGATCCCTCGGAAACACAAACTCCCGACCCGGCTGTGGGATCGCAAATCCCTCCGACGTCGCTAACTCCTGCGCTCTCAACGCAGTCATCAACGTCACCCAGCAAGTTATCAACAAAAGCATCTTCATCATCATATTACTCCTCCCTGTCTGCCGGCAAGTTAGCTCCCCACCTTCCCACGCTATAACTCACCCCCCATGCACTCAGTAAAATCAACCCCGCCAAGATCCCCATCGGCACCCACGGAAAATAAAACTGCAAGGTCCACCCAAACGTCTGCTTGTTGATCACATACACCAACAGCCACCCCAACGCCAGACTCAACACCAACCCGCTCACCACCCCTCCCAGGGCCAGCAACACCCCCTCCCACGCCGTCGACCGCGCCATCTCCTTCCGCGTCAATCCCAATGCCCGCAACGTGGTAAGCTCCCCCCGCCGCTCCAGCTGCACACTCGCCAGCGTCATCCCCAAACCAATCACCGCCACCACCACGCCGATCAACTCCAGCGCATGCGTGATCGCAAACGTCTGCCGGAAAATCCGCATCACCTCCCCGCGCAGATGCGCATTAGTAAACACCGACAACCCCGGAAACTCACTTACCAGCTCCGCCTTCACCACCTCCGCATCCACCCCGTCCTTCACCATCAAAATCAACCGCGACGCCGACTCCTCCTTCAACCACTTCGCCAGGTGCACCCGGTCCACACTCACCGTCCCCCGCTCATTCCCATAATCCGCAAACACGCCGGCAATCGTCAAATCCTTCACCCCCTCCGGCGTCGGCACCCTCACCACATCGCCACGGCGTTTTTGAAACCTCTCCTGGAAACTCTCCGACACCAAACACAACCCCTCATTCCTCGCCACATCAAACACCGCCTCATTGACCGGCTCCTCCAGCCACGCCTGCTCCACATGACGTTGCAAAAACCCCAGATCACTTCCCGCCAGCATCGTCTCACCCTCCGCCAGTTGCACCGGCTGAAAATACAGTCCATTCACCTCCGCCACCCCTGGATGTGAAGCAATCTTCCGCTGCGTCTCCAATCGAATCAAATTGCGCGAAGCCGCCCCCTGCGCCCCGTCGCTCGACACATAAATATCCGCCTGAAACGTTCGCTCAATCCACCCCCGCATCGTCTTGTCAAAACTCCCCACCAACACCGACATCCCCGCCGTCATCGCCACCGCACAAAGCAACGCCGCCACCGCCAGCCGATGCCGCGAAGATGCCCGACGCAAATGACTCAACGCAAACCGCCACATCACCGAACCCCCAACCACCCTCTCCAATCCCCTCGCGAAAAACCGCAACCCATTCCCCGCCGTCACCCCCCCTCCCAACACCCAGCACAACGCCGCCACATACCCCGCCAACGCCAATCTCGCTCCACCCTCCAACCTCAACGGCGGCAACCAAGCCAACACCAATCCTACCAGCAACAACATCGGCCCCAACCACCAGCGCCGCCATAACACCGCCCCCAAAGGCTGCGGCGCATGACGCGACAAAAGCTGCGCCGGCGGTGTCATCGCTGCCGACTTCGCCGGCCACCATCCCGCCACCAAACTCGCCCCAATCCCCAATCCCATCGCCACCCCGAAATCGCCCCACGACAACATCACCGACTTCGCCTGCGTCTGATGATACAGCGTGTTCACCGTCTGCCCCACCAATCCCACCGCTGCCTGCGCGCCCGCCCATCCGAGCATCGTCCCCACCAAACCACCGGCCACCCCCAGCAACGCCGACTCCACCAGCCACATGCGTCGCAAATCCCCCGACCTCACCCCCAGCGAACTCAAAATCGCCGTCTCCTCCCGCCGCCGCACCACCGCCCCATCCAACGCCTGAAACACCAGATACAACCCCACCAATAACGCCAGCATTGACAAAATCCCCAGATTCCAACGAAACGCCCGCGTCATCATCGAAGCCGCTTCCCGCCGATCCTCCGGCGTCACCAACTGCCACCGCTCCCCACAAAATTTCACCAGCACCTCGCGCATCGCCTCACGCCTCTGCGTCTCCTTCGGCAACACCATCTCCACCCGGTCCAGCATCCCCTCCATCTCCGCCACCCGCTGCAAGGCCGG
It encodes:
- a CDS encoding glycosyltransferase family 2 protein; this translates as MPERSSTHLLLIPSYNTGGKLVETVRDALKFWAPVWVVVDGSTDGSDAAVEAILPEYGGDLRLLRLKKNSGKGTAVLHGVTQALEEGFTHVLTMDADGQHASGYITTFMQASRKNPNALVLGLPQFDDSAPLIRLRGRRIANWWAQFESQSNLGDCLFGFRVYPARSLYEVMQKTRWARRFDFDPEVAIRLIWRGHPPLNVPAPCRYLTIAEGGISHFNYYRDNVLMTWMFARLLVGAFIRMPWLLARRFSGDHESVHIATPQVERSKSNPRPQ
- the glsA gene encoding glutaminase A, whose translation is MISDNDPRSSPVLDYLKQLHHTHAEFTGGEVATYIPELAKADPNWFAICLVTPDGQVYEVGDSKQQFTIQSISKPFVYGMALEDNTRSEVLAKIGMEPTGDAFNAISLESDTGRPRNPMINAGAIAAAGLVAGKSMSTRLQRILDTFSLYAGRELTVDEGVYSSESTTGHRNRAIGHMLRNFDIVDGDPTPIVDLYFKQCSISVNCRDLGIMAATLANHGVNPVTGKRAIRGEYVESVLSVMGSCGMYDYAGEWLYRVGMPAKSGVAGGIMAVLPGQLGIGIFSPPLDERGNSVRGIKVCDDFSRHFNLHLFNSPHANKAVIRLQYDGSQINSNRVRGDDEVFELRKSGRSIRVYQLQGNLVFSTAEVLVREIMSDLEDKKFVILDLKRTLEVNESACRLFHQLLLKLSAIGITLIFTHTSRAPMLRRYMKLKLGDRAAELYHAFDDNDPALEWCENKLLSELLPGYQSEYQLAPEQYELFQGLTPDEFTIIKGRLLLKTYRKGSVLVNTGDKALELFIVSKGSVSVVVTLASGSQKRLATFSSGMAFGEMALIDNATRSAIVVAETEVECHVLTVETFDALDDDHPHIKIVLLRNLAHSLSTKLRKVNREVSIFDY
- a CDS encoding FtsX-like permease family protein; protein product: MKGLRLLLRLFTWRHWRGAPGTSLLLVLTLALGVAVYLSIRLANKAAMEGFADFTELVAVRSDFILRSPAGGLPEGVLVELREALEDFEVHLIPVVETTAARPRGVDEVMAIGQRESFTLLGLDLVGLLNLQAGTLPEGVSGIQDERGVFVSEALAKKEGLAAGSEFRVVIQDRVVSLTVAGVLPQREEVAQMPETLLLMDLPALQRVAEMEGMLDRVEMVLPKETQRREAMREVLVKFCGERWQLVTPEDRREAASMMTRAFRWNLGILSMLALLVGLYLVFQALDGAVVRRREETAILSSLGVRSGDLRRMWLVESALLGVAGGLVGTMLGWAGAQAAVGLVGQTVNTLYHQTQAKSVMLSWGDFGVAMGLGIGASLVAGWWPAKSAAMTPPAQLLSRHAPQPLGAVLWRRWWLGPMLLLVGLVLAWLPPLRLEGGARLALAGYVAALCWVLGGGVTAGNGLRFFARGLERVVGGSVMWRFALSHLRRASSRHRLAVAALLCAVAMTAGMSVLVGSFDKTMRGWIERTFQADIYVSSDGAQGAASRNLIRLETQRKIASHPGVAEVNGLYFQPVQLAEGETMLAGSDLGFLQRHVEQAWLEEPVNEAVFDVARNEGLCLVSESFQERFQKRRGDVVRVPTPEGVKDLTIAGVFADYGNERGTVSVDRVHLAKWLKEESASRLILMVKDGVDAEVVKAELVSEFPGLSVFTNAHLRGEVMRIFRQTFAITHALELIGVVVAVIGLGMTLASVQLERRGELTTLRALGLTRKEMARSTAWEGVLLALGGVVSGLVLSLALGWLLVYVINKQTFGWTLQFYFPWVPMGILAGLILLSAWGVSYSVGRWGANLPADREE
- a CDS encoding class I SAM-dependent methyltransferase; translated protein: MTSPAIAIAPPKKISPSQSEMARCISRRFPNQLSFRAHRHYAKWKILTDPLYGAVFDALKDSPHPVLDIGCGMGLLAFYLRERGMTVPVHGVDFDAAKIQTAQLLAKQYSPEPQFETGDMRKPWPEVHGNVCLLDILQYLEVKGRAELLAKAASHVVPGGLLVIRGSMKEPTWRWRVNYSMDHIANALSWMKAAPVSYPTHDELVSVLKTCGLQLKEARPLWGRTPFNMHFQVFERH
- a CDS encoding lipocalin-like domain-containing protein is translated as MTALRAQELATSEGFAIPQPGREFVFPRDHGSHPEFKIEWWYVTGHLYAKTDGRRFGFQATWFRQAVKHEGPESKLFQQGQMYLAHMALLDVKSGKFLHEERLNRGGWNAGASVETLDVFNGNWFLRMEDAGEQRMGLRGTLGEEAGMELTMLPKKPLVFFGKDGVSRKAAAVSAASHYLTFTRLGVEGVVEIGDEKVEVTGEAWMDHEISSSQLSPEQSGWDWAAIQLKDGREIMVYRLRLKSGGVDEHSTLAWIDQNGGVEHRKPDAYEWREVGHWVSQVTGAKYPIEVEVSTIDPLSGQRVSYRLEPLMEAQEQTGKLGGTAYWEGACRVFDAEGNEVGSAFLELAGYTGDLAKRFE